The window gtaagtattagggataGCTTTGCTTCCCTCCATGGTAATATTAGGGATAGCTTTGCTTCCCTCCATGATAGTATTAGGATATCTTTGCTTCACTCCatggtaagtattagggataGCTTTGCTTCACTCCAGGTAAGTATTAGGGATAGCTTTGCTTCACTCCatggtaagtattagggataGCTTTGCTTCCCTCCATGGTAAGTATTAGGATAGCTTTGCTTCCCTCCATGGTAAGTATTAGGGCTAGCTTGGGTCATTGGTTTGTTTTCGTCCGATGCAGGCTGTCTGTTTCAGTGCTACACAGTGATTTCACAGCATTGTCGACCTGTCAGTCCCAGTAACAACATGTGACTGGAATGGGGCCAAGGGAGGGGATGGGGCTGGGGGTATGTTGGGtttagaaggagagggatggggctgggggaTGTTGGGTTTagaaggagaggggatggggcTTGGGGTATGTTGggtagaaggagagggatgggcTGGGGGTATGTTAGGTTTagaaggagaggggatggggcTGGGGGTATGTTGGGTTTagaaggagaggggatggggcTGGGGTATGTTGGGTTTagaaggagaggggatggggcTGGGGGTATGTTGGGtttagaaggagagggatggggctgggggtATGTTGGGTttagaaggagaggatggggCTGGGGGTATGTTGGGTTTagaaggagaggggatggggcTGGGTGAAGTTAAACTGGGGTTAGGTTGGGTTTAGCTGGACTGGACAGGAAGGAAGGGCTAGTGTGTCTTCATGCATGAATGtacctgtgtgtgagtgtttgtttagGTGGAGGTGTATTTCTGACTGGAACGAGAGCTTGTTCTGTCGAGTTCGTTGCCATGACAGCTTCCCTTCCAGCGGACACCGTCTCTCTCTGGAATCACATTCCTGCTCCTCGTACACCAGCAGCACAGACAtgactacagacacagacacagaaatacGAGTTAGAAACTAAAGCTGAGGCATTCAATCTATCTGAATTTTGGTACATTGCAATCCCTTTATCCCTTTCATGAAATGGAGGTAGAGGGTTCATGACAGCTGCAGATTAAATAGAGGTAGAGGGTTCATGACAGCTGCAGATGAAGTAGAGGTTTTCGTTTTCCATTTCTGCTTAGAACAGACAGCTGTATGATAAAATAGCTGtgtactgactgtctgtctcacaccatctctctcatcctctcttcatctcacactctctcacgctctcactctgtttctctctccctcttaccccttctctctctctctctctcgctctctctttcaccccttatttctctctctcacgcatCCTCTCACCTTGAAACAGTTTTTGAACTTCTGGCTGACGAAGTAGAGAGCGACAGGGTTGATACAGGAGTTGAGAGACGCCATGTTGATACCGATATAATCCATCACTAGCAGGAAACTACAGGGGTTATAGGTCAGGGGTCAGCATCACATCAACAGGAACCACAGAACAATGGACCATGGGGCAGGCATGGTGTGTGTACCTGAGTAGTTCACAGCGGTTGGGGTCGTTCTGATCGTAGATCGTTTTCTTCAGGATGCGGCTGAGGTGGAGCGGTAGCCAGCACAGAGCAAAGATCACCACCAAGCAGAAGACTGTCTTAGCCACTTCGCGACgctacacagacacatacagggtTAGGCTTTTACACAGCACGTATATCACATAGGTTATCATAGTTCATATAGCTGATGACAGCAGAgattgctgagtttatttttaaCGTCTTTATGTGAAAAGGTCATGTGAAGAAGGCTCCCTCTGAGCTGctgttatatactgtacacacacacacacacacaccacatgctgtTAGAAAGAATTCAAACTCAGAGGCCCCGCCGTtgcaaaataaaaacatgaaaaaatcctgtgaaatttcatgtgaatcatttctattttttattattttacatgaGTCCATACGTGATTTCTTCCCACATGTTTATTTTTTCCCACTTCAGGCtatatctggtctcccatccagggaccaaccaggaccgaCCCTGTTTCAGCTTCAGAGAcaaaccagcagtgggatgcagggtgctacGTTGCTGGAATGAATGTGCCAAGACTTACAACTGGAGAAAAGGAAGCCAAAGCAAAGGCTGAGTAACAACTAAAGATAGGGGAAACTGCAGGAAAATAACAACTAATGATAGGGGAAACTGCAGGAAAATAACAACTAATGATAGGGGAAACTGCAGGAAAGTAACAACTAATGATAGGGAAACTGCAGGAAAGTAAACAACTAAAGATAGGGAAACTGCAGGAAAAGTAAACAACTAAAAACNNNNNNNNNNNNNNNNNNNNNNNNNNNNNNNNNNNNNNNNNNNNNNNNNNNNNNNNNNNNNNNNNNNNNNNNNNNNNNNNNNNNNNNNNNNNNNNNNNNNNNNNNNNNNNNNNNNNNNNNNNNNNNNNNNNNNNNNNNNNNNNNNNNNNNNNNNNNNNNNNNNNNNNNNNNNNNNNNNNNNNNNNNNNNNNNNNNNNNNNNNNNNNNNNNNNNNNNNNNNNNNNNNNNNNNNNNNNNNNNNNNNNNNNNNNNNNNNNNNNNNNNNNNNNNNNNNNNNNNNNNNNNNNNNNNNNNNNNNNNNNNNNNNNNNNNNNNNNNNNNNNNNNNNNNNNNNNNNNNNNNNNNNNNNNNNNNNNNNNNNNNNNNNNNNNNNNNNNNNNNNNNNNNNNNNNNNNNNNNNNNNNNNNNNNNNNNNNNNNNNNNNNNNNNNNNNNNNNNNNNNNNNNNNNNNNNNNNNNNNNNNNNNNNNNNNNNNNNNNNNNNNNNNNNNNNNNNNNNNNNNNNNNNNNNNNNNNNNNNNNNNNNNNNNNNNNNNNNNNNNNNNNNNNNNNNNNNNNNNNNNNNNNNNNNNNNNNNNNNNNNNNNNNNNNNNNNNNNNNNNNNNNNNNNNNNNNNNNNNNNNNNNNNNNNNNNNNNNNNNNNNNNNNNNNNNNNNNNNNNNNNNNNNNNNNNNNNNNNNNNNNNNNNNNNNNNNNNNNNNNNNNNNNNNNNNNNNNNNNNNNNNNNNNNNNNNNNNNNNNNNNNNNNNNNNNNNNNNNNNNNNNNNNNNNNNNNNNGAAATCAAACAACTAAAGATAAGGGGAAAACTGCAGGAACGATAACAAACTAATGATAGGGGAACTGCAGGAAAGTAAACAACTAAAGATAGGGGAAACTGCAGGAAAGTAACACAACTAAAGATAGGGGAACTGCAGGAAATACGAACTCAAATAGATAGGGGAAactgcaggaaaaataacaataatgatagGGGGAAACTGCAGGAAAGTAACACAACTAAGATAGGGGAAACTGCAGGAAAGTAAACAAACTAAAGAAGGGAAACTGCAGGAAAATAACAACTAAGATAGGGAAACTGCAGGAAAGTAACAAACTAAAGATAGGGGAAACTGCAGGAATAACAACTAAAGATAGGGAAACTGCAGGAAAATAACAACTAAAGATAGGGGAAACTGCAGGAAAATGAACAATAAAGATAGGGGAAACTGCAGGAAAGTAACAAACATATAAGATAGGGGAAACTGCAGGAAAATAAACTAATGATAAGGGAACTGCAGGAAAGTAACACAACTTAAAGATAGGGGAACTGCAGGAAAGTAACACAACTAAAGATAGGGGAAACTCAGGAAAGTAACAAACTAAAGATAGGGGAAACTGCAGGAAAAGTAACACATAAGATAGGGGAACTGCAGGAAAATAACAACTAAGATAGGGGAAACTGCAGGAAAGTAACACAACTAAGATAGGGGAAACTGCAGGAAAGTAACACAACTAAAGATAGGGGAAAACTGCAGAAATAACAACTAAATGATAGGGGAAACTGCAGGAAAGTAACACAACTAAAGATAGGGGAAACTGCAGGAAAGTAAAAAACTAAAGATGGGGAAACTGCAAGAAAGTAACAACTAATGATAGGGGAAATTGCAGGAAAGTAACACAACTAAAGATAGGGGAAACTGCAGGAAAGTAACACAAAGGGGAAACTGCAGGAAAGTAACACAACTAAAGATAGGGGAAACTGCAGGAAAGTAACAACTAAAGATAGGGGAAACTGCAGGAAAGTAACACAACTAAAGATAGGGGAAACTGCAGGAAAGTAACAACTAAAGATAGGGGAAACTGCAGGAAAGTAACAACTAAAGATAGGGGAAACTGCAGGATAGTAACACAACTAAAGAGGTtggtccctctgtccctctaaggactccggccgcaaaacctgaacctataggggagagtcagggtgggcatttcaccgcggtggcggttCTGTTgcgggaccctcgccgccgaccccggacgggggaccctcgcagcggaccccgggctggagggcgactctggcagctccgggctggagggcgactctggcagctccggaaaCTGCAGGAAAGTAACAACTAATGATAGGGGAAACTGCAGGAAAGTAACAACTAATGATAGGGGAAACTGCAGGAAAATAAACAACTAAAGATAGGGGAAACTGCAGGAAAGTAACACAACTAAAGACAGGGGAAACTGCAGGAAAGTAACACAACTAAAGATAGGGGAAACTGCAGGAAAGTAACAACTAAGATAGGGGAAACTGCAGGAAAGTAACACAACTAAAGATAGGGGAAACTGCAGGAAAGTAACAACTAAAGATAGGGGAAACTGCAGGAAAGTAACAACTAAAGATAGGGGAAACTGCAGGATAGTAACACAAATAAAGAGGTtggtccctctgtccctctaaggactccggccgcaaacctgaacctataggggagagtcagggtgggcatttcaccgcggtggcggttCTTGTTgcgggaccctcgccgccgaccccggacggggaccctcgcagcggacCCCGGGNNNNNNNNNNNNNNNNNNNNNNNNNNNNNNNNNNNNNNNNNNNNNNNNNNNNNNNNNNNNNNNNNNNNNNNNNNNNNNNNNNNNNNNNNNNNNNNNNNNNNNNNNNNNNNNNNNNNNNNNNNNNNNNNNNNNNNNNNNNNNNNNNNNNNNNNNNNNNNNNNNNNNNNNNNNNNNNNNNNNNNNNNNNNNNNNNNNNNNNNNNNNNNNNNNNNNNNNNNNNNNN is drawn from Salvelinus sp. IW2-2015 unplaced genomic scaffold, ASM291031v2 Un_scaffold1971, whole genome shotgun sequence and contains these coding sequences:
- the LOC112072588 gene encoding endothelin receptor type B, coding for MVSCAGSAYCVSGALGGCCSSYACAPPLSRAKVGIEPNGEVQEFPELPESPSSPELPESPSSPGSAARVPRPGSAARRREVAKTVFCLVVIFALCWLPLHLSRILKKTIYDQNDPNRCELLSFLLVMDYIGINMASLNSCINPVALYFVSQKFKNCFKSCLCCWCTRSRNVIPERDGVRWKGSCHGNELDRTSSRSSQKYTST